A single genomic interval of Astyanax mexicanus isolate ESR-SI-001 chromosome 4, AstMex3_surface, whole genome shotgun sequence harbors:
- the acot11a gene encoding acyl-coenzyme A thioesterase 11 isoform X2 translates to MASDSSSPQMVFDEPEVIMEDGQVYRNPTEVKMSQIVLPCHANHRTELSVGQLLKWMDSTACLSAERHAGCSCVTASVDDILFERTISVGQVVNIRAKVNRAFNTSMEVGVMVSCEDLYSNSHWKVCQAFATFVTRTTGTEKVHLKQLVPFTQREQVEYSVAAERRRMRLLHVDIMKDLLNSTTFQRSIDEDDGDGQDEEKEVSTEKTRVESVELVLPPHANHQVSTFGGQIMAWMENVATIAASRLCNAHATLRAIDMFHFRGPSQVGDRVILRAIVNNTFKNSMEVGVCAEAYMGEEPQRHINSAFMTFEVLDKDGSPRLLPPISPEPKDGKRRFQEAIARKKIRLDRKYIISCKHTEMPLSVPWDPSNQVYLSYNNVIALKMLAAKNKWVLSSKKNNVKLFTLEENQTLSFRVESEVNVPAARVFLLLSDLNRRPEWDKNYQQCEPVVNVDEDDVIYRVVTRSVSAGGREQDFILLASRRAPCDRGDPHVIALRSVTLPTHPPTDCFTRGETLCAGFTIHQLSPSACRINYYNQTSPGVVPYIAADIAGLSSSFCSIFLSCHQFLMKNRTGSSESSSTAL, encoded by the exons ATGGCGTCAGACAGCAGCAGTCCACAGATGGTGTTTGATGAGCCGGAGGTGATCATGGAGGACGGGCAGGTGTACCGTAACCCGACGGAGGTGAAGATGAGCCAGATAGTGCTGCCGTGCCACGCCAACCACCGTACAGAACTCAGCGTCGGTCAGCTGCTCAAGTGGATGGACTCCACCGCCTGCCTGTCCG CAGAGCGACACGCTGGATGCTCCTGTGTAACGGCTTCTGTAGACGACATCCTCTTTGAGCGCACCATCAG TGTTGGACAAGTGGTGAATATCAGGGCTAAAGTGAACCGGGCTTTTAACACCAGCATGGAg gttggtGTAATGGTGAGCTGTGAGGATTTATATAGTAACAGCCACTGGAAGGTCTGCCAGGCCTTCGCCACGTTCGTAACTCGAACCACCGGAACAGAGAAG GTGCATCTGAAGCAGCTGGTGCCGTTCACTCAGAGAGAGCAGGTGGAGTACAGCGTGGCGGCGGAGCGGCGCAGGATGAGGTTACTGCACGTCGACATCATGAAGGACCTGCTGAACAGCACCACCTTCCAGAGGAGCATCGATGAGGACGACGGAG ACGGTCAGGATGAAGAGAAGGAAGTCTCCACAGAGAAAACCCGAGTGGAGAGTGTAGAGCTCGTACTGCCGCCTCACGCCAACCACCAGGTCAGCACGTTCGGGGGTCAGATCATGGCCTGGATGGAGAACGTCGCCACCATCGCTGCCAG CCGTCTGTGTAACGCCCATGCCACCCTGAGGGCCATCGACATGTTCCACTTCAGAGGCCCCTCCCAGGTGGGAGACCGTGTGATCCTGAGGGCAATCGTTAATAACACCTTTAAGAACAG TATGGAGGTGGGCGTGTGTGCGGAGGCGTATATGGGGGAGGAGCCTCAGAGACACATTAACAGTGCGTTTATGACGTTTGAGGTGCTGGATAAGGACGGGTCGCCACGCCTGCTCCCCCCAATATCCCCCGAACCCAAG GATGGAAAGAGGAGATTTCAAGAAGCTATCGCCCGAAAGAAGATCAGACTGGACAG AAAATACATCATCTCCTGTAAACACACTGAAATGCCTCTATCTGTCCCCTGGGACCCCAGCAACCAG GTGTATCTCAGCTACAATAACGTGATCGCGCTGAAGATGCTGGCGGCCAAAAACAAGTGGGTTCTCAGCTCTAAGAAGAACAAC GTGAAGCTGTTCACTCTGGAGGAGAATCAGACGCTGAGTTTTCGGGTTGAGTCTGAGGTGAATGTTCCAGCAGCTCGAGTGTTTCTCCTGCTCTCCGATCTCAACCGCAGACCAGAGTGGGATAAAAACTACCA GCAGTGTGAGCCGGTGGTGAACGTGGATGAGGATGATGTGATCTATCGGGTGGTCACTCGATCGGTCAGTGCGGGGGGGAGAGAGCAGGACTTTATCCTGCTGGCCTCCAGGAGAGCGCCCTGCGACCGCGG AGACCCGCATGTGATCGCCCTGCGCTCCGTCACCCTCCCCACCCACCCCCCCACCGACTGCTTCACCCGCGGGGAGACGCTCTGCGCCGGGTTCACCATCCACCAGCTCTCCCCCTCCGCCTGCAGG
- the acot11a gene encoding acyl-coenzyme A thioesterase 11 isoform X1, translating to MASDSSSPQMVFDEPEVIMEDGQVYRNPTEVKMSQIVLPCHANHRTELSVGQLLKWMDSTACLSAERHAGCSCVTASVDDILFERTISVGQVVNIRAKVNRAFNTSMEVGVMVSCEDLYSNSHWKVCQAFATFVTRTTGTEKVHLKQLVPFTQREQVEYSVAAERRRMRLLHVDIMKDLLNSTTFQRSIDEDDGDGQDEEKEVSTEKTRVESVELVLPPHANHQVSTFGGQIMAWMENVATIAASRLCNAHATLRAIDMFHFRGPSQVGDRVILRAIVNNTFKNSMEVGVCAEAYMGEEPQRHINSAFMTFEVLDKDGSPRLLPPISPEPKDGKRRFQEAIARKKIRLDRKYIISCKHTEMPLSVPWDPSNQVYLSYNNVIALKMLAAKNKWVLSSKKNNVKLFTLEENQTLSFRVESEVNVPAARVFLLLSDLNRRPEWDKNYHRQCEPVVNVDEDDVIYRVVTRSVSAGGREQDFILLASRRAPCDRGDPHVIALRSVTLPTHPPTDCFTRGETLCAGFTIHQLSPSACRINYYNQTSPGVVPYIAADIAGLSSSFCSIFLSCHQFLMKNRTGSSESSSTAL from the exons ATGGCGTCAGACAGCAGCAGTCCACAGATGGTGTTTGATGAGCCGGAGGTGATCATGGAGGACGGGCAGGTGTACCGTAACCCGACGGAGGTGAAGATGAGCCAGATAGTGCTGCCGTGCCACGCCAACCACCGTACAGAACTCAGCGTCGGTCAGCTGCTCAAGTGGATGGACTCCACCGCCTGCCTGTCCG CAGAGCGACACGCTGGATGCTCCTGTGTAACGGCTTCTGTAGACGACATCCTCTTTGAGCGCACCATCAG TGTTGGACAAGTGGTGAATATCAGGGCTAAAGTGAACCGGGCTTTTAACACCAGCATGGAg gttggtGTAATGGTGAGCTGTGAGGATTTATATAGTAACAGCCACTGGAAGGTCTGCCAGGCCTTCGCCACGTTCGTAACTCGAACCACCGGAACAGAGAAG GTGCATCTGAAGCAGCTGGTGCCGTTCACTCAGAGAGAGCAGGTGGAGTACAGCGTGGCGGCGGAGCGGCGCAGGATGAGGTTACTGCACGTCGACATCATGAAGGACCTGCTGAACAGCACCACCTTCCAGAGGAGCATCGATGAGGACGACGGAG ACGGTCAGGATGAAGAGAAGGAAGTCTCCACAGAGAAAACCCGAGTGGAGAGTGTAGAGCTCGTACTGCCGCCTCACGCCAACCACCAGGTCAGCACGTTCGGGGGTCAGATCATGGCCTGGATGGAGAACGTCGCCACCATCGCTGCCAG CCGTCTGTGTAACGCCCATGCCACCCTGAGGGCCATCGACATGTTCCACTTCAGAGGCCCCTCCCAGGTGGGAGACCGTGTGATCCTGAGGGCAATCGTTAATAACACCTTTAAGAACAG TATGGAGGTGGGCGTGTGTGCGGAGGCGTATATGGGGGAGGAGCCTCAGAGACACATTAACAGTGCGTTTATGACGTTTGAGGTGCTGGATAAGGACGGGTCGCCACGCCTGCTCCCCCCAATATCCCCCGAACCCAAG GATGGAAAGAGGAGATTTCAAGAAGCTATCGCCCGAAAGAAGATCAGACTGGACAG AAAATACATCATCTCCTGTAAACACACTGAAATGCCTCTATCTGTCCCCTGGGACCCCAGCAACCAG GTGTATCTCAGCTACAATAACGTGATCGCGCTGAAGATGCTGGCGGCCAAAAACAAGTGGGTTCTCAGCTCTAAGAAGAACAAC GTGAAGCTGTTCACTCTGGAGGAGAATCAGACGCTGAGTTTTCGGGTTGAGTCTGAGGTGAATGTTCCAGCAGCTCGAGTGTTTCTCCTGCTCTCCGATCTCAACCGCAGACCAGAGTGGGATAAAAACTACCA caGGCAGTGTGAGCCGGTGGTGAACGTGGATGAGGATGATGTGATCTATCGGGTGGTCACTCGATCGGTCAGTGCGGGGGGGAGAGAGCAGGACTTTATCCTGCTGGCCTCCAGGAGAGCGCCCTGCGACCGCGG AGACCCGCATGTGATCGCCCTGCGCTCCGTCACCCTCCCCACCCACCCCCCCACCGACTGCTTCACCCGCGGGGAGACGCTCTGCGCCGGGTTCACCATCCACCAGCTCTCCCCCTCCGCCTGCAGG